Proteins from one Diprion similis isolate iyDipSimi1 chromosome 3, iyDipSimi1.1, whole genome shotgun sequence genomic window:
- the LOC124404757 gene encoding nocturnin isoform X2: MTSQMMFLTLRNDETLAIMTAPSTAKEDSLKPYHLQHFIIQRMGSFTSSPKILNEDAQDSDVNLPARMSRSEMLDRCRCEGVQPLLRRHFKGLIKDVDVNTADDFKMLQINAVPKTCVQPLKSPNKIRVFQWNVLSQSLGTTNDSFVCCPEDALEWGNRRYQIVQEILEYAPDVICLQEVDHFNFLKTCLETQGYTGTFFPKPDSPCLYLDGNNGPDGCALFYRRDKFDFVKSDTRVLEVWRVQSNQVAVVAVLRVRETGREFLVAGTHLKARKGALLSTLRNEQGKDLLNFVSSSAEGRPVLLCGDFNAEPTEPIYRTVLGYPELNLASAYADFSTDKDIPSMDREPPYTTWKVRDEGEVCHTIDYVFYNKNAFAVNAVLQFPTAEDIGEGRVPSYQYPSDHFSLCCDFRFQDQEITDQTHIEELKGISSL; this comes from the exons ATGACTTCGCAAATGATGTTTCTAACGCTGCGAAATGACGAGACACTTGCTATTATGACCGCGCCGTCAACCGCAAAAGAAGATAGTCTTAAGCCGTATCATTTGCAACATTTCATTATTCAACg GATGGGGAGTTTCACGTCGTCGCCCAAAATTCTAAACGAGGATGCCCAGGACTCGGACGTTAATCTACCGGCTAGAATGTCTCGGTCGGAAATGCTCGATCGGTGTCGTTGCGAAGGCGTTCAGCCGCTTCTGAGACGTCATTTTAAAGGCTTGATCAAAGATGTCGACGTCAATACTGCCGACGATTTTAAAATGCTACAAATCAACGCTGTTCCAAAAA CTTGCGTGCAGCCGTTAAAGAGCCCAAACAAGATACGAGTATTCCAGTGGAACGTACTGTCGCAAT CGCTGGGAACAACGAACGACAGTTTCGTCTGTTGTCCGGAGGACGCGCTCGAATGGGGAAACAGGCGGTATCAGATCGTCCAGGAGATCCTGGAGTACGCACCGGACGTGATCTGCCTCCAGGAGGTGGACCACTTCAACTTCCTAAAGACCTGCCTGGAGACCCAAGGATACACGGGCACCTTCTTCCCGAAGCCGGATTCACCCTGCCTCTACCTCGACGGCAACAACGGGCCGGATGGATGCGCGCTTTTCTACAGACGCGACAAGTTCGACTTCGTCAAGTCCGACACCAGGGTGCTGGAGGTCTGGCGTGTCCAGAGCAACCAGGTCGCCGTAGTCGCCGTTCTCAGGGTTCGAGAAACTGGCAGGGAGTTTTTGGTCGCCGGTACTCATCTCAAGGCCAGGAAAGGCGCCCTCttatcgaccctcaggaacgaACAGGGCAAGGACCTCCTTAATTTCGTCAGTTCCAGCGCGGAAGGAAGGCCCGTTCTTCTCTGTGGCGACTTCAACGCTGAACCGACGGAACCGATATACAGAACAGTCTTGGGATATCCGGAACTTAACTTAGCAAGCGCTTATGCAG ATTTTTCAACCGACAAGGACATCCCTTCGATGGACAGAGAGCCACCCTACACGACGTGGAAGGTCCGTGACGAGGGCGAAGTCTGTCACACCATCGATTACGTGTTTTACAACAAAAACGCCTTCGCGGTGAATGCTGTTCTCCAGTTTCCAACCGCTGAAGATATCGGCGAGGGTCGCGTGCCGTCCTACCAATATCCCAGCGACCATTTCTCGCTTTGCTGTGACTTCCGGTTTCAGGATCAAGAGATAACCGACCAGACGCATATAGAGGAGCTCAAAGGCATTAGTAGCTTATAA
- the LOC124404757 gene encoding nocturnin isoform X4, translating into MRYLRAVLVRFRMGSFTSSPKILNEDAQDSDVNLPARMSRSEMLDRCRCEGVQPLLRRHFKGLIKDVDVNTADDFKMLQINAVPKTCVQPLKSPNKIRVFQWNVLSQSLGTTNDSFVCCPEDALEWGNRRYQIVQEILEYAPDVICLQEVDHFNFLKTCLETQGYTGTFFPKPDSPCLYLDGNNGPDGCALFYRRDKFDFVKSDTRVLEVWRVQSNQVAVVAVLRVRETGREFLVAGTHLKARKGALLSTLRNEQGKDLLNFVSSSAEGRPVLLCGDFNAEPTEPIYRTVLGYPELNLASAYADFSTDKDIPSMDREPPYTTWKVRDEGEVCHTIDYVFYNKNAFAVNAVLQFPTAEDIGEGRVPSYQYPSDHFSLCCDFRFQDQEITDQTHIEELKGISSL; encoded by the exons ATGCGATATCTCAGGGCAGTCCTCGTCCGCTTCAG GATGGGGAGTTTCACGTCGTCGCCCAAAATTCTAAACGAGGATGCCCAGGACTCGGACGTTAATCTACCGGCTAGAATGTCTCGGTCGGAAATGCTCGATCGGTGTCGTTGCGAAGGCGTTCAGCCGCTTCTGAGACGTCATTTTAAAGGCTTGATCAAAGATGTCGACGTCAATACTGCCGACGATTTTAAAATGCTACAAATCAACGCTGTTCCAAAAA CTTGCGTGCAGCCGTTAAAGAGCCCAAACAAGATACGAGTATTCCAGTGGAACGTACTGTCGCAAT CGCTGGGAACAACGAACGACAGTTTCGTCTGTTGTCCGGAGGACGCGCTCGAATGGGGAAACAGGCGGTATCAGATCGTCCAGGAGATCCTGGAGTACGCACCGGACGTGATCTGCCTCCAGGAGGTGGACCACTTCAACTTCCTAAAGACCTGCCTGGAGACCCAAGGATACACGGGCACCTTCTTCCCGAAGCCGGATTCACCCTGCCTCTACCTCGACGGCAACAACGGGCCGGATGGATGCGCGCTTTTCTACAGACGCGACAAGTTCGACTTCGTCAAGTCCGACACCAGGGTGCTGGAGGTCTGGCGTGTCCAGAGCAACCAGGTCGCCGTAGTCGCCGTTCTCAGGGTTCGAGAAACTGGCAGGGAGTTTTTGGTCGCCGGTACTCATCTCAAGGCCAGGAAAGGCGCCCTCttatcgaccctcaggaacgaACAGGGCAAGGACCTCCTTAATTTCGTCAGTTCCAGCGCGGAAGGAAGGCCCGTTCTTCTCTGTGGCGACTTCAACGCTGAACCGACGGAACCGATATACAGAACAGTCTTGGGATATCCGGAACTTAACTTAGCAAGCGCTTATGCAG ATTTTTCAACCGACAAGGACATCCCTTCGATGGACAGAGAGCCACCCTACACGACGTGGAAGGTCCGTGACGAGGGCGAAGTCTGTCACACCATCGATTACGTGTTTTACAACAAAAACGCCTTCGCGGTGAATGCTGTTCTCCAGTTTCCAACCGCTGAAGATATCGGCGAGGGTCGCGTGCCGTCCTACCAATATCCCAGCGACCATTTCTCGCTTTGCTGTGACTTCCGGTTTCAGGATCAAGAGATAACCGACCAGACGCATATAGAGGAGCTCAAAGGCATTAGTAGCTTATAA
- the LOC124404757 gene encoding nocturnin isoform X3: MSSATKSLVKCKSAISFAHRKFSNLLLQPRMGSFTSSPKILNEDAQDSDVNLPARMSRSEMLDRCRCEGVQPLLRRHFKGLIKDVDVNTADDFKMLQINAVPKTCVQPLKSPNKIRVFQWNVLSQSLGTTNDSFVCCPEDALEWGNRRYQIVQEILEYAPDVICLQEVDHFNFLKTCLETQGYTGTFFPKPDSPCLYLDGNNGPDGCALFYRRDKFDFVKSDTRVLEVWRVQSNQVAVVAVLRVRETGREFLVAGTHLKARKGALLSTLRNEQGKDLLNFVSSSAEGRPVLLCGDFNAEPTEPIYRTVLGYPELNLASAYADFSTDKDIPSMDREPPYTTWKVRDEGEVCHTIDYVFYNKNAFAVNAVLQFPTAEDIGEGRVPSYQYPSDHFSLCCDFRFQDQEITDQTHIEELKGISSL, translated from the exons GATGGGGAGTTTCACGTCGTCGCCCAAAATTCTAAACGAGGATGCCCAGGACTCGGACGTTAATCTACCGGCTAGAATGTCTCGGTCGGAAATGCTCGATCGGTGTCGTTGCGAAGGCGTTCAGCCGCTTCTGAGACGTCATTTTAAAGGCTTGATCAAAGATGTCGACGTCAATACTGCCGACGATTTTAAAATGCTACAAATCAACGCTGTTCCAAAAA CTTGCGTGCAGCCGTTAAAGAGCCCAAACAAGATACGAGTATTCCAGTGGAACGTACTGTCGCAAT CGCTGGGAACAACGAACGACAGTTTCGTCTGTTGTCCGGAGGACGCGCTCGAATGGGGAAACAGGCGGTATCAGATCGTCCAGGAGATCCTGGAGTACGCACCGGACGTGATCTGCCTCCAGGAGGTGGACCACTTCAACTTCCTAAAGACCTGCCTGGAGACCCAAGGATACACGGGCACCTTCTTCCCGAAGCCGGATTCACCCTGCCTCTACCTCGACGGCAACAACGGGCCGGATGGATGCGCGCTTTTCTACAGACGCGACAAGTTCGACTTCGTCAAGTCCGACACCAGGGTGCTGGAGGTCTGGCGTGTCCAGAGCAACCAGGTCGCCGTAGTCGCCGTTCTCAGGGTTCGAGAAACTGGCAGGGAGTTTTTGGTCGCCGGTACTCATCTCAAGGCCAGGAAAGGCGCCCTCttatcgaccctcaggaacgaACAGGGCAAGGACCTCCTTAATTTCGTCAGTTCCAGCGCGGAAGGAAGGCCCGTTCTTCTCTGTGGCGACTTCAACGCTGAACCGACGGAACCGATATACAGAACAGTCTTGGGATATCCGGAACTTAACTTAGCAAGCGCTTATGCAG ATTTTTCAACCGACAAGGACATCCCTTCGATGGACAGAGAGCCACCCTACACGACGTGGAAGGTCCGTGACGAGGGCGAAGTCTGTCACACCATCGATTACGTGTTTTACAACAAAAACGCCTTCGCGGTGAATGCTGTTCTCCAGTTTCCAACCGCTGAAGATATCGGCGAGGGTCGCGTGCCGTCCTACCAATATCCCAGCGACCATTTCTCGCTTTGCTGTGACTTCCGGTTTCAGGATCAAGAGATAACCGACCAGACGCATATAGAGGAGCTCAAAGGCATTAGTAGCTTATAA
- the LOC124404757 gene encoding nocturnin isoform X5, whose protein sequence is MGSFTSSPKILNEDAQDSDVNLPARMSRSEMLDRCRCEGVQPLLRRHFKGLIKDVDVNTADDFKMLQINAVPKTCVQPLKSPNKIRVFQWNVLSQSLGTTNDSFVCCPEDALEWGNRRYQIVQEILEYAPDVICLQEVDHFNFLKTCLETQGYTGTFFPKPDSPCLYLDGNNGPDGCALFYRRDKFDFVKSDTRVLEVWRVQSNQVAVVAVLRVRETGREFLVAGTHLKARKGALLSTLRNEQGKDLLNFVSSSAEGRPVLLCGDFNAEPTEPIYRTVLGYPELNLASAYADFSTDKDIPSMDREPPYTTWKVRDEGEVCHTIDYVFYNKNAFAVNAVLQFPTAEDIGEGRVPSYQYPSDHFSLCCDFRFQDQEITDQTHIEELKGISSL, encoded by the exons ATGGGGAGTTTCACGTCGTCGCCCAAAATTCTAAACGAGGATGCCCAGGACTCGGACGTTAATCTACCGGCTAGAATGTCTCGGTCGGAAATGCTCGATCGGTGTCGTTGCGAAGGCGTTCAGCCGCTTCTGAGACGTCATTTTAAAGGCTTGATCAAAGATGTCGACGTCAATACTGCCGACGATTTTAAAATGCTACAAATCAACGCTGTTCCAAAAA CTTGCGTGCAGCCGTTAAAGAGCCCAAACAAGATACGAGTATTCCAGTGGAACGTACTGTCGCAAT CGCTGGGAACAACGAACGACAGTTTCGTCTGTTGTCCGGAGGACGCGCTCGAATGGGGAAACAGGCGGTATCAGATCGTCCAGGAGATCCTGGAGTACGCACCGGACGTGATCTGCCTCCAGGAGGTGGACCACTTCAACTTCCTAAAGACCTGCCTGGAGACCCAAGGATACACGGGCACCTTCTTCCCGAAGCCGGATTCACCCTGCCTCTACCTCGACGGCAACAACGGGCCGGATGGATGCGCGCTTTTCTACAGACGCGACAAGTTCGACTTCGTCAAGTCCGACACCAGGGTGCTGGAGGTCTGGCGTGTCCAGAGCAACCAGGTCGCCGTAGTCGCCGTTCTCAGGGTTCGAGAAACTGGCAGGGAGTTTTTGGTCGCCGGTACTCATCTCAAGGCCAGGAAAGGCGCCCTCttatcgaccctcaggaacgaACAGGGCAAGGACCTCCTTAATTTCGTCAGTTCCAGCGCGGAAGGAAGGCCCGTTCTTCTCTGTGGCGACTTCAACGCTGAACCGACGGAACCGATATACAGAACAGTCTTGGGATATCCGGAACTTAACTTAGCAAGCGCTTATGCAG ATTTTTCAACCGACAAGGACATCCCTTCGATGGACAGAGAGCCACCCTACACGACGTGGAAGGTCCGTGACGAGGGCGAAGTCTGTCACACCATCGATTACGTGTTTTACAACAAAAACGCCTTCGCGGTGAATGCTGTTCTCCAGTTTCCAACCGCTGAAGATATCGGCGAGGGTCGCGTGCCGTCCTACCAATATCCCAGCGACCATTTCTCGCTTTGCTGTGACTTCCGGTTTCAGGATCAAGAGATAACCGACCAGACGCATATAGAGGAGCTCAAAGGCATTAGTAGCTTATAA